A single region of the Micropterus dolomieu isolate WLL.071019.BEF.003 ecotype Adirondacks linkage group LG18, ASM2129224v1, whole genome shotgun sequence genome encodes:
- the ghrh gene encoding somatoliberin, with protein sequence MEKAALLLFCCLVMSLSGSPLYPSIRFGQRDTSILMTSSIKDPAEQLEEDRSPPRERAESRSGRHADAIFTNSYRKVLGQISARKFLQTIMGKRLGDESESYMKRQSDVYEGTYKEDLTSIQSNQRYREVHGHVTRPRLLS encoded by the exons ATGGAGAAAgctgcactgctgctgttttgttgcCTGGTCATGTCTTTATCAGGCTCCCCGCTCTACCCATCCATTAG GTTCGGCCAGAGGGATACGTCCATCCTGATGACATCTTCTATAAAGGATCCagcagagcagctggaggaagacAGGAGTCCTCCCAGGGAGCGAGCAGAGTCACG CTCAGGACGCCATGCTGATGCCATCTTCACCAACAGTTACAGGAAAGTCCTGGGCCAAATCTCTGCCAGGAAGTTCCTTCAGACAATCATGGGCAAACGGCTGGG AGATGAAAGTGAGAGCTATATGAAACGTCAATCAGATGTCTATGAAGGTACCTATAAAGAAGATCTTACATCTATTCAGAGCAATCAGAGATACAGAGAAGTGCATGGGCATGTCACGAGGCCAAG ACTGCTGAGTTGA
- the cdk5rap1 gene encoding CDK5 regulatory subunit-associated protein 1 — MEHFRTLRSLFKVTVPQHWRPSKRVQHRYCSKLANTGVTSRERNVTVDKFKSQISSGPSFQDFIKEVSVNKTYAADGEHTDKHSYLSEDLDMGNSRKVYFETYGCQMNVNDTEIAWSILQRKGYQRTADLSEADVVLLVTCSIREKAEQTIWNRLQQLTAMKKRLLKTHAPMKIGILGCMAERLKTELLEREKLVDVLAGPDAYRDLPRLLTVADGGHQASNVLLSLEETYADIMPVHLAPQGYSAFVSIMRGCDNMCSYCIVPFTRGRERSRPVSSILEEVRMLSDQGVKEVTLLGQNVNSYRDTSEEQFCGSDLTKLSRGFKTIYRTKQGGLRFSDLLDRVSRIDPDMRIRFTSPHPKDFPDEVRNTLTFNSARRAGAARVCCQS; from the exons ATGGAACACTTCAGGACTTTAAGATCCTTGTTTAAAGTTACCGTTCCCCAACACTGGAGACCGAGCAAGCGTGTCCAACACAGATATTGTTCTAAATTAGCTAACACCGGTGTCACTTCAAGAGAGAGGAATGTAACTGTAGACAAGTTCAAGAGTCAGATATCCTCTGGTCCAAGTTTTCAGGATTTCATCAAAGAGGTTTCAGTTAATAAGACCTATGCTGCAGATGGAGagcacactgacaaacacagtTACCTGTCTGAGGACTTGGACATGGGTAACTCACGGAAAG TGTATTTCGAAACCTACGGGTGTCAAATGAATGTGAACGACACAGAGATAGCCTGGTCCATACTACAGAGGAAGGGGTATCAGCGCACGGCTGACTTAAGTGAG GCAGATGTTGTCCTTCTGGTAACATGCTCCATAAG AGAAAAGGCTGAACAAACCATTTGGAATAGACTACAACAACTAACAGCCATGAAGAAGAGACTATTAAAGACCCACGCACCGATGAAGATTGGGATTTTGG gGTGCATGGCAGAGAGGCTAAAGACAGAACTTTTGGAGCGGGAGAAGCTGGTAGATGTTCTTGCTGGTCCGGACGCCTACCGGGACCTTCCCCGCCTCCTGACGGTCGCTGACGGAGGTCATCAGGCAAGCAACGTGCTGCTGTCGTTAGAGGAGACCTATGCCGACATCATGCCTGTCCACCTTGCTCCTCAGGGATACAGTgcttttgt TTCCATCATGCGAGGCTGCGACAACATGTGTAGTTACTGCATTGTTCCCTTCAcccgagggagagagaggagccgACCTGTTAGCTCCATTCTTGAGGAAGTTCGGATGCTTTCTGACCAG GGTGTGAAGGAGGTGACCTTGCTGGGTCAGAACGTGAACAGCTACAGAGATACATCAGAAGAACAGTTCTGTGGCTCGGACCTGACCAAGCTCAGCAGGGGGTTTAAGACCATCTACAGAACTAAACAGGGAGGTCTGCGCTTCTCCGACCTGCTAGACCGAGTGTCACGCATCGATCCTGACATGAGGATCAGATTCACGTCCCCTCATCCCAAGGATTTCCCTGATGAGGTACGTAATACACTCACTTTTAATTCTGCTAGGAGAGCAGGAGCAGCTCGTGTATGCTGTCAATCATAG